In Oscillatoria acuminata PCC 6304, a single window of DNA contains:
- a CDS encoding Uma2 family endonuclease — MTATLRIQQLTPVIYPSEDGEPLAESYDHLYAIIVTLEVLRQYLIGRQATVLGDQFLYYCQGNPRLRVAPDVMVIFNVEPGGRDNYKVWEEGQVPWVIFEMTSPSTRNQDMDHKKTLYEQLGVEEYWLFDPRGEWISEQLQGYRLNNKEYQAIADNYSTALGLQLTVEGKLIAFYRGDTGERLLMPEEMRVALQQERERADRERDRAEALAAKLRALGIDPDA, encoded by the coding sequence ATGACTGCAACCCTACGAATTCAACAACTAACTCCGGTTATTTACCCCAGTGAGGACGGTGAACCTTTGGCAGAAAGTTATGATCATCTCTATGCGATTATTGTCACCCTAGAGGTGTTGCGACAATACCTGATCGGTCGTCAGGCGACGGTGTTAGGAGACCAGTTTCTGTACTATTGCCAAGGGAATCCCCGGCTACGGGTTGCCCCGGATGTGATGGTGATTTTTAATGTGGAACCGGGGGGACGGGATAATTATAAGGTTTGGGAAGAAGGACAAGTGCCTTGGGTGATTTTTGAGATGACTTCACCGAGTACCCGCAATCAGGACATGGATCATAAGAAAACCCTCTATGAACAGTTGGGGGTTGAGGAATATTGGTTATTTGACCCGAGGGGAGAGTGGATATCAGAACAGTTGCAGGGGTATCGCCTGAACAATAAAGAGTATCAGGCGATCGCTGATAATTATAGTACCGCCTTGGGGTTACAGTTAACCGTCGAAGGTAAGCTGATTGCCTTTTATCGGGGGGATACCGGGGAACGGTTACTGATGCCCGAGGAGATGCGTGTGGCATTGCAACAGGAACGAGAACGGGCCGATCGCGAACGGGACCGAGCAGAGGCCCTCGCCGCCAAGTTACGAGCATTAGGAATCGATCCGGATGCATAA
- a CDS encoding Uma2 family endonuclease, giving the protein MTGKLEIQPQTPVIYPSEDGEPLAESYDHLYALFVTLEVLRQYLIGRQATVLGDQFLYYCQGNPRMRVTPDVMVIFNVQPGGRDNYKIWEEGQVPSVIFEMTSASTRNQDMEFKRAFYEQLGVEEYWLFDPRGEWIPEQLQGYRLNNKEYQAIADNYSTALGLQLTVEGKLIIFYRGDTGERLLTPEEWRVALQQERERAQQERERAQQERERAQQERERAQQEGSQQERDRAQQERDRAEALAAKLRALGIDPDA; this is encoded by the coding sequence ATGACTGGAAAACTAGAGATTCAACCCCAAACTCCGGTTATCTACCCCAGCGAAGACGGCGAACCTTTGGCAGAAAGTTATGATCATCTCTATGCGCTTTTTGTCACCCTAGAGGTGTTGCGACAATACCTGATCGGTCGTCAGGCGACGGTGTTAGGAGACCAGTTTCTGTATTATTGCCAAGGGAATCCCCGGATGCGAGTTACCCCGGATGTGATGGTTATTTTTAATGTACAACCGGGGGGACGGGATAATTATAAGATTTGGGAAGAAGGACAAGTACCCTCGGTGATTTTTGAGATGACTTCAGCGAGTACCCGCAATCAGGACATGGAGTTTAAAAGAGCTTTCTATGAACAGTTGGGGGTTGAGGAATATTGGTTATTTGACCCGAGGGGCGAGTGGATACCGGAACAGTTGCAGGGGTATCGCCTGAACAATAAAGAGTATCAGGCGATCGCTGATAATTATAGTACCGCCTTGGGGTTACAGTTAACCGTCGAAGGCAAGCTCATTATCTTTTATCGGGGGGATACCGGGGAACGGTTACTGACGCCCGAGGAGTGGCGTGTGGCATTGCAACAGGAACGAGAAAGGGCGCAACAGGAACGAGAAAGGGCGCAACAGGAACGAGAAAGGGCGCAACAGGAACGAGAAAGGGCGCAACAGGAAGGATCGCAACAGGAACGGGACCGAGCGCAACAGGAACGGGACCGAGCAGAGGCCCTCGCCGCCAAGTTACGAGCATTAGGAATCGATCCGGATGCATAA